The proteins below are encoded in one region of Manis javanica isolate MJ-LG chromosome 8, MJ_LKY, whole genome shotgun sequence:
- the CLN6 gene encoding ceroid-lipofuscinosis neuronal protein 6 isoform X2: MEAAARRRQHPGAAGGRGAQPGASFPQARHNSINADEAASTAPFHLDLWFYFTVQNWVLDFGRPIAMLVFPLEWFPLNKPSMGDYFHMAYNLITPFLLLKLVERCPRAPPRPLIYVSVTTLVMGASIHLVGDSVNHRLLLSGYQHHLSVRENPIIRNLRPETLIDSFELLYYYDEYLGHSMWYVPFFLILFMYFSGCFTPTKAESSMPGAALLLVVPSGLYYWKPGLSVASLSSAPPEPCLPEPQCHLYRPHSNTKPHRAPWASAFSSLK, encoded by the exons ATGGAGGCAGCGGCGCGGAGGCGGCAGCACCCGGGAGCGGCGGGCGGCCGGGGCGCGCAGCCGGGCGCCTCCTTCCCGCAGGCCAG GCACAACTCCATCAATGCTGATGAGGCTGCCAGCACAGCTCCCTTTCACCTTGACCTGTGGTTCTACTTCACTGTGCAGAACTGGGTTCTGGACTTTGGCCGCCCCATTGCCATG CTGGTATTCCCTCTCGAATGGTTTCCACTCAACAAGCCCAGCATGGGAGACTACTTCCACATGGCCTACAACCTCATCACGCCCTTTCTCCTTCTCAAG CTCGTGGAGCGGTgcccccgcgccccgccccgccccttgATCTACGTCAGCGTCACCACCCTGGTCATGGGCGCCAGCATCCACCTGGTGGGCGACTCCGTGAACCACCGCCTGCTCCTCAGCGGCTACCAGCACCACCTGTCCGTCCGTGAGAACCCCATCATCAGGAACCTCAGGCCGGAGACCCTG ATCGACTCCTTCGAGCTGCTGTACTACTACGATGAGTACCTGGGCCACTCCATGTG GTACGTCCCCTTCTTCCTCATCCTCTTCATGTACTTCAGCGGCTGTTTCACTCCCACGAAAGCTGAGAGCTCAATGCCAGGGGCAGCCCTGCTCCTGGTGGTGCCCAGTGGCCTGTACTACTG GAAGCCAGGCCTGAGTGTGGCCTCTCTGTCCTCAGCCCCCCCAGAACCCTGCCTCCCAGAACCCCAGTGCCACCTCTACAGGCCCCACTCCAACACCAAGCCCCATAGAGCCCCGTGGGCCTCAGCTTTCTCCTCTTTGAAATGA
- the LOC140843300 gene encoding uncharacterized protein produces MQMQGKKTHKAPRFDILGGLFAENKIKLTHPSIAYVCFTALDPGAELLANSPAAGARERVPGGGQPVPLRSSTWVSGNWVLKSGPTRIECPRGPGWAPAPGELARAERFRSSAGRPDSSATLKTSLCPTLQAKTAAGAEPFLAQSWTLRPADSTTPLCPAISPPAKCWSLREGGSAWPRARAGFGFGAAGLALEERCPLLPRAHELKFCAHWVLGVLETGNSGFPEGLKNDVGGPRIFRGSGLRRAGTDQFPGPREKRGAPAEGTGAVCSGNLRAEVGKEAVAQGAHGGCPRKGARAAARARPARCGWGAGSRGRGLRAPLTPSPVPPRRGVRARRRREHAPRPGAPPESGAGCRAFSGPGGSPGRPAGRGSSLPEQREAPGLADPGRGPGLGPPRGRRPARASYPSRAVAAAVAAPATACPALAAMPALGGEEMFITAPFKSPQLSLWSLT; encoded by the exons ATGCaaatgcaggggaaaaaaacccacaaagcaCCCAGATTTGATATTCTAGGAGGTCTttttgcagaaaataaaataaaattaacgcATCCGTCTATTGCATATGTATGTTTCACTGCACTCGACCCGGGCGCAGAGCTGTTGGCAAACAGCCCTGCAGCCGGCGCCCGAGAAAGGGTTCCTGGCGGTGGTCAGCCGGTCCCCCTCCGGAGCTCCACCTGGGTTTCCGGTAACTGGGTTTTGAAAAGCGGCCCCACCCGCATAGAGTGTCCCCGCGGCCCCGGCTGGGCCCCCGCGCCAGGAGAGTTGGCGCGGGCGGAGCGGTTTCGTTCCAGCGCTGGCCGTCCCGACTCCAGCGCCACTTTGAAAACAAGTCTCTGTCCGACGCTCCAGGCAAAGACAGCCGCCGGTGCGGAGCCCTTCCTCGCCCAGTCCTGGACTCTCAGACCTGCCGATTCCACCACTCCCCTTTGCCCGGCAATCTCGCCACCAGCAAAGTGCTGGTCGCTGAGGGAAGGGGGCAGCGCCTGGCCGAGAGCCAGAGCAGGATTTGGATTCGGTGCCGCTGGCCTCGCACTGGAAGAGCGGTGCCCTCTCCTTCCTCGGGCCCACGAGCTGAAATTTTGCGCCCACTGGGTGCTGGGGGTTCTGGAGACCGGCAATTCGGGGTTCCCTGAGGGCCTGAAGAACGACGTTGGAGGGCCCCGTATTTTCAGGGGGTCTGGGCTGCGGAGGGCAGGGACCGACCAGTTTCCGGGGCCTCGGGAAAAACGCGGCGCCCCCGCAGAAGGGACAGGAGCGGTTTGCTCTGGGAATCTGCGCGCCGAGGTCGGCAAGGAGGCGGTGGCGCAGGGCGCCCACGGCGGCTGTCCCCGCAAGGGCGCGCGGGCTGCAGCGCGGGCCAGGCCCGCCCGGTGCGGGTGGGGGGCCGGGAGCCGCGGTCGGGGACTGCGCGCCCCGCTCACCCCCTCCCCCGTCCCGCCGAGACGCGGCGTTCGCGCTCGGAGGCGCAGGGAGCACGCCCCCCGTCCCGGCGCTCCGCCGGAGTCGGGCGCCGGGTGCCGAGCGTTCTCCGGGCCCGGGGGTTCCCCTGGGCGCCCCGCAGGGCGCGGGAGCTCACTCCCCGAGCAGAGGGAGGCGCCCGGGTTAGCGGATCCGGGCCGAGGGCCTGGCTTGGGGCCGCCCCGGGGCCGAAGACCAGCCCGAGCCTCTTATCCCTCCcgggcggtggcggcggcggtaGCAGCGCCCGCGACTGCGTGCCCAGCCCTGGCTGCGATGCCAGCTCTCGGAGGCGAG gagatgttcatcacagcaccATTTAAAAGTCCTCAACTGTCCCTCTGGTCATTAACTTAG